The sequence CATTAATATATGGCGCCATGCTGCCATTAGACGCACAAACCAATTTAAAGTTTTCAGGCTGTATATTTCTTTCTCTGAAAAAAGAAGGTGGAAATCTGCGAGTACCTTTTATTTCCTGAAACTCACAGTTAGTGTCGCCATGCCCGCAACAAAAATAAACACCATATAAGGGTATTTCTATCATTCCGCTGGCGTCATCAGAAACTTGCACTGTATTGCTACTTTTTATGCTCTCAAGCTCTGTTAGTTGCTGAGGAAGGTCAGACTTATTTTGCTTCACTATCTTTTCGCCCTGTCCAGCAGCCAACCAATTGAAGTTCACGCCAAGAAACTTAGCTAACACTTCTATATTTTGATGATCCGGCAGTGTCTCAGCTTTTAGCCATTTATTTATAGCTCTGTCAGAAATGGTGAACTTCGCCTCTCGCTTGAGACGTTGGGCACTGCCTCTTTGCGTATAACCTTTTTCAGTCAAAGTGTCGTTCAGCCTTTTTGCAAATGCTGTCTTTGCGTCATCTGAACTATTCATGTGCTTATTCCTTATGAACCATTTGTTCAATTGTATTTCCTATTGAATGAAAAGTCAGTACCTGTTAATATGAACCAATTGTTCTTAAAATAGGAATCATAAATATGCAACCGACTTTACTAAAACTATTTATTGATGATGAATGTGGTGGTGTACCTGCCGTAGCAGAAAAAACAGGCTTAAGTGTCCGCGCTATTTATAAATGGGCTAAAAAGGGTTCTTTACCGCGCACTGAATTCACTAGCGAAACTAATTATTCGCAAAATCTTTCAGATCTTTCAAAAATCTCAGTAGACGAAATTAAAGATAGATTTAAACCACAACCACAACAGCAGATCGAACCAGAACCAGCCTAACCCTATATCAAAAGATACAAAAATATAGGGCTTAACAAAACGTTTTTATAGATAGGTGCAACACGATGGACGTAATAGATGCAGCACATAAGACAGTGCACAACACTCAGCATGGCGGATCAACCGCAATTGCCGCACGCATGGGTATGTCTAGCAATGTGCTGAACAGCAAAGTTAATCCTAATTGCGATACTCATCATCTGAGACTAGATGAGGCGCTGACGATTATGGAATTCACTGGTGATCATTCAATCATCCAAGCGATGGCCAGCCGATTGGGTGGGGTTTACTGCGAAGTAACTGTGGAAGCAACAAAGGATGAATTGATCATGACGGCATTATCAGCGTCAGCATGTCAAGGCGACGTGATGACTGAAATGCACAAGGCGCTGGAAGATGGACGCATAAGCTGCAATGAGCTTGACAGTCTGCTACCGAAAATACAGAAAGCGATGTCTTCACTTCAATCGCTCAAGAACCACGTCAAGCGCAAACATGCTAAAGACAATCCGCACTTGCGGAAAAATCAAGGCAATAAAAAACCCTAATCAGCTGCAACTGATTAGGGCTTCAATAAAGCTAAACCTGTAATTGGAGTATAGCACTATGAATATCTTAAGGCAAAACACTGATAAAAGAATGACCAGCCAGCAAATAGCTGACCTGGTTAATAAGCGTCACGATAACGTGAAGCGCACTATTGAATCAGTCGTCAAAACTGGCGTGATTGTCCAACCTCAAATTGAGGATGAATATACTCAGGATACTATGGGCCGTCCTCGCACAACACAGGTTTATGTTTTTACAGGTGATCAAGGTGAGCGCGATAGTCTTGTAGTCGTAGCACAGTTATCACCTGAGTTTACCGGTGCGCTTATAGACAGATGGAGAGAGCTAGAGGCGAAAGCAAATGCGCCAGTGATCCCACAAAGTTTCGCTGAAGCTCTGCAGCTAGCAGCAAACCAAGCGTTACAGATTGAGCAAAACGCGCCAAAAGTTCTGCACTATGACAATGTGGTTGAGCGAAAAGGCCTACTTAATGCTACCCAAGTTGCTCAAAAGGTGCGTCTATCAGCTGTTGCAATGAACAAAGTTCTCGATGAACTTGGTGTTTATAACAGAGCTGTGAAGCGTTCACGTGTATTTCAGCAATGGTTTATTGACAAAGGCTTGGGCGAAGTTAAACAGACTGATCAAGGCTACTCGCAAGCACTATTTACCAAGCGCGGTGAAGCATGGATTATTGAGCGTCTAGTGAGTGAAGGAGTGGCCTAATGCATTTTTATATGTTCAATCCTGCTGACTTCAATAACTCAGCACGTCACCTGTCGTTACCTGAGCGTGCTATCTATCGTGACTTGATAGACATGTACTATCACAGCGAACAAGCTATCGACACCTCAGACATGGATAGATTGGCACGTCGTCTGCTATGTACCACGCCTGAATATCGCACAATGCTTGAATACGTACTTGATGAATTCTTTGTCAAACGTGGCAAGCGTCATCACCACCATCGTATTGATAGAGAAGTTAAAAACTATAAATACCAAAACCGTAACGCCGACAGTAACGGCAAGCGTAACGCTGTAACGAATGATGTAACGCAAGGTGTAACGCCAAGTAACGATGCTTGTAACGTTACATGTAACGCTGATGACACACCAATGACCAGCGCAGAGCGTATTCGTAAGTTCCGTCAAGAGCGTAAGTTGATGATTGAAAGCCTCACTAATATAGGTGTGTCGGTTGAGAAGGGTATTAAAGCTGCTGATCTAAAGCAGCTATATGCAACACACATTGATGATGTAACAAGTAACGTTACAAGTGGTGTAACGAAATCTGTAACGCACAGTAACGAGCAATGTAACGCTAGTAACGCAAAAAATACCGCTATAACTAGTAACCATGAACTAGAAACCAATAACCAACAACCAGTTAGTGAGGGCACACACACAAGCCCAGTGACTGTTGATGATTCTTTTGAGGACAGTTTTGAGCTGACTCAGCAAACAGAAGAAGACATCAGGCTGGCAGAGCAAAAGCGCCTAAATGCTCAGGTACCAGTCCAAGCTGAACAGATACGTAGTCAGCATGCAGATGATATCGAGAACTGGATAGCGCCATCAATAGATACGATGCGCGGTGAACTATTCCGTGCCGGCAAGATGATGCAGCTGACTGATGACCAGTACGAGTTACACATTGAAGAATTCAAAGCACATTACGCTGAGCAGGCTCTACGTGGCAATCCAATAATCACTGAATCAAATCGTAAAGCTAAACTTCGTAAGTGGTTAGCAGGTGAGATAGATAAACAAAAAATCACTCAAGCACGTCAGGAAAAGGCGAAAGGCCGTTTTACCACGGATAACGAAGACTGGACCGGTACCACTGCCAAAAACGCTTCAGACTTTGATAGTGATTTGCCTCCTATTTACCATCCAAGCCATGAGACTGCTAAGGCCAATGATGACATGCCACTATTTTTGAATGGCTGTAAGCGCATGCCTTTACCTGGTATGACCAATCCTGAGACTGAAGCTTATGTAGACCGATATGTTCAGACTGGTGAAGCTCGAGTAGCAGCTTATGACAGGTTGCTAGAAGAAATGAAAGAGGCGGTATGAGCACTTCAGACCAAAAGCTATCTATGAACCAGGCAGAAAAAATAGAACTAGGGCGCGGCGCTTGGAAGTTTGAGCGCTGGCTAAACAAGCAAAAGACAGCGAAAGAGCTGGCTGATATTGAATATAAAAAGAATCATCCAGACCGCTATTTTGTTGCTTTTGTAAAAGTAAGCTTGCCACGCTCAACATTGCCAGAACACTTATGGCCAACAGTAATTAACGACACATTGTTGTTTGAGCAGCCAGAGCCGCTAACTTTTGAAGACATCATACGTGTGGCTAATAAAGCATGGATTCTTGCACATAGGATTGAGCTGACCAACTTTTATGAAATGAATGCCAGTGACTTTGCTGCGTTTGTTGGTGATGAGGCTGGCTGGGCGGTAATAGAAGAATGAAAGGGCATAAAAACTAACGACAAACCAATTAGAGGAGAATATGGTTTTGGCTAAAAAACGCGGTATCAGCTGGACAGATATAGCTTCCACTAGTGTAGGTAAGATCAACGCGCACAAAGTATCTGAACTATGGACAACCAAGCAAGCGACCAAAAAAAGTAAGTACGGCAACGTGAAGACGATTGTTGATGGTATTAAGTTTCACAGCAAAGGTGAAAGTGAGCGCTATATTTTTTTAAAGCTAAAAGAGCGCGCCGGTAGGATTAGAGACTTACGCTTACAAGTGCCTTATGAGCTCATTCCTAAAAGCAGAAACGAGGCTGGCAAGGCAATTAGAGCGGTGATCTATAAAGCCGATTTCGTTTATATTGATACCAGGACCGGCTGTGAAGTGGTAGAAGATTTTAAGGGCACGCGTACGCAGGATTACATCAATAAAAGTAAGCACATGAAAGAAAAATACGGTATCGAAATATATGAAACTGATCGGACCCATCTAAAGGACGGTAGATTGTGAGGAGGTTGATACTAACTTTGCAATTAAAATCTATGTAAAAAAGCTTGATGAGAATTAGACAATAAAAAGCGCCAATGTTGGAAGCATTGACGCTTTTGAATACATAGTTTGTTCTGAGTAGCTAAGCATCTTAATTATATGAACATTGCCAGTATTTTGCAATGTATGACGCTCAGGGGGAATAGTGGCTAAACGATCAGGATATACAAGGCGTGATATTAAAAACATTAACGTCACGGTAGGTTTAAATTTAGCAGCGGCGCGGCGCAATGCTGGTATGTCTCAAACTGAGGTCATGCAAGCTGTGTGGGGTGTCTCAAACAACCGAAATCGTATTAGTGAGATTGAGAATGGCAAAAAAGATTTAACGCTTATTGATCTTCTTATATTTCAGGACCTTTACGGCCAATCATTAGATTATATATGTGGCCTATCGACAGAACCTGAAATCGATATGTTAGCGGGTACCGTGAATCACGTTGTTAACCAGTCGCATGCACTTATTGAAATGTTAACAGGCAACGTGGCTGATGTGATCGTTAGTCATGTGAAGTCGATCTGTAAAAATGACCATGCCGCGCTACTAGATGCTTCAAAACGTCTATGTAGTATCGTCAGAGAGGATCATAAGGCCGATAGTGCCAGTGTTGAGACAGTCGTGGCCGCTAGTACTGTGATGCGTGTTGTCAGATCAATAGAGGTGAAACAGGCACGGCAAGCGCAAGCTATTGATACGCAAATGATGCAGATCACCGAGCGTGTTGATCGTGAAGACCGCCACCGTTTACTAAAGGACCGTGACCGTCACTACCAGTACAGCATACCGCTACCGGCACCAATGATAATCGATGATATAAAAATGGTGGGGGTTGGCCGTGAGTAATCAATTTTCAAGGGATGAGATATGGGCGGCTGCCAAACTTATATGGGAGAACACACCCGAAATAACCGACCGAGAATTACTGGACCAGCTACAAACAACCTATGGGGATAATGCACCAAAGTCTAGTGGTTCGGTAAGCAAAAGGCGAAGAAAGGAAGCATGGACGAAGCAAAGCCTCGTTAAATCGCCTAAAAATATCCTCAAAACACAGGAAGAGGACGCAGGAAGCAAGCAATCTAGGAAGCAGGAATCGCAAAATAATACTTTGATTCCCTCAAAAACCAATAAAGCACAAAACAGGGAATCAGAGGAGGAATTGGAAGCAGCAGGAAGCAAGATTAGTGAAATAGCCGACAATGTAGTGATTGATGCCAAAGGCCGCGCCGCTATCATTGTAAAGACTCGGCGTAGGTACGCTAATTTAGGTAAGTTATTTGATCAGGCGCTTGATATCACGTTGAGTATCCCTGATTTGGTAGATGAAGCGGATCGGATAGAGCAAGAGGCGCTGGCAGGTAATTACGGTGCTGATTTTGAAATAGGCGAAAACGCTAAAAATGAGCCAACAGCAGAGGTTGAGGCCGCCGCGCAAAAGGTACAAAAGGCCATGGTTCTAAGTAAAGCCTTGACTGAAACTACTACCAGTTTGGCTATGGCGCTTAAAACCATATCAGAAGTTGAAATGCCGTTATGCGGGATCACAGCGGACGACTTCAAACAATCAGATCAAGACCGCCGTTTGGGTGCATTGGCGGCGCTTGGTGATATTGATAAGAAAGAGCGTGAAGCACGCGAACGACTGAAACCAGAGTTACATGAGCGTTTAAAACGGATCAAGGAAGCTGAAGCAAGCGCTGATTTTGGCCTTGATGATGAGGGTAATGAGGGCGGCGCCAATGACATTGATGAGGTAGATTATACAGACGTTGATTAAGGAAGTTCTAAATTGGACCAGTAGGAACACCAAGACCGCCGTATCGCTTAGCAGTGCCATAATCTAATGACCGAATTATCAAATAAGGCATAGATCATGACATACCTAAACTATGATGCTGGCGGCTTTATCGTTGGCGTTAATAAAATGAGCGATGGTATCGACCGTGTGCACGATGACACGCAAGAGATCATCCAAATATTAAAGAGCCAAAATCAAATTGCTAATACGCGTATGACTGAGCTAACAAGGGCGGTGAGAAAGTCCACCTATCAAGCCAGCAGTCAGAGCAGCGTTAACAGCAACCGAGAACGCGCCGCCAGTGGCCGCACCTCATCCTCAAGTCGCATTACTGGTGAACCCGCCAGCATAACCCGCCGTGCACCAAATGCCAGCCAGCGCACGCAATCAAACAGCAATACTCAAAACATCGGTAATCAGGCTCGTGCCGCAAGACGCAACCAACGTGGTGATCAGGCAGGTGGCGATACCGTACCGATCAGCCGTGACAGTGCCAATGCCAGCAGTCGAACGCGCAGTCCTAACAGGGATACCCGCGCCAGCACAGACGCAGCAGGGCGCGAACGTGACGCAAGAGGCCGTTTCACTGGGGGCAGTAGCTCAGCGTCCGAAAACGAGCGTAAAAAGCTGGGTTTTGGCTCATTAAGTGGTGGCCGTAGTGATACCAGTGGCATTGATCCATTGTTCGATAGTTTTAGAGAGGCAAAAGATCTTTTATCCCCAATTAGCGGCATTGGAAAGCTGGCAGGTCGCGGGGTTAAATTTAGCGTATCAAAATTAAAGGCGATGAAGCGGCGGGAACCGTTGCCAAACGATCAATCACGCCATAACAACGAAAATGAAAAACTACTGGATAAGATACTAAAAGCCATTAGAAAACAGCGTGGTAATGGTGGCGGCGGTGGTTTACTTGGCGGCTTGCTTGGCGGCGGTGGCCGTGGTCGTGGCGGCGGCCTTAAAAACCTATTTAAGAAAATGGGCGGCCTAAAAATGCTAGGGGTGCTTAGCGCGGTCGCTGGCACAGCTGGTCTTGCTATGGACTGGGATAGCCTCGATCATCAAGGCAAATCAGAGGGTGTGGGTAGGCTGGCGGGTGCGGGTGCTGGCGCGGTCATAGGCGCTACTGTTGGATCGGTCGTGCCAGTGGTCGGCACAGCTGTTGGCGCAGTCGTTGGTGGCTGGCTTGGCAGTGAGGGCGGCGAATGGCTTGGCGGCGTTGCATCGCCTTATATTGAGAGTTGGACGAGTGCTATTACCGCTTATAACTTGCCAGCGAAAATGAGTGACACATGGAACGAGGGTATCAAGCCGTTTTTTACCACCATGGCTGGCGCGGCTCGTAACTTCTATGAAAACTCGTTGTCAACAGTCTCAGCCGCAATCGACAATGTTGGTAACTTTATTGATGGTGGTATGGACGGCATAACGTCAACCAATGCGGGAGCAAATGGAGCAACCGCCGCCAATTTATCCGAAAAGCAAAACAAAAATCAAATGATGGTGTATGAATCATTTAGAAATGCTGGCTTGTCAGATGGTCAAGCAAGAGCTATGACGGCAGAGGTTGGACGCGAAAACGGCTATCAAGACAAATACCTGTTTGGTGGACACAGTGACCCCGCTAACAACGAATACAATTTAGGTATGTTCTCATGGCAAAAAGAACGCGGTAAAAAGCTGTATAAGCACTTAAACTCTAAAGGCATGGTTAAGAATGGCAAGATTATACAGTCACAAGAGGCGTTGAACGAGCAAGCCAAATTTGCCGTTAATGAAATCAACACAGACCCTAGTTATAGTCGGACTAAGAAAGAGTTTTTAAATAAGCCTAATGTGTCCTATGGAAAAGCCAATGAAGTTTTAGGCCGTAACTACATACGCTGGCGCTATGATGATCCTAAGTACGCAGAACACCACCAGTACAGAGATCAGTATAAAGCGGCAATCGATAAGCAGCTAAAGCCCATTGAAGACACCACTATCATTGACGAGGCTAAAGCAAAGACTGGTAAGATTGCTCAAAACGTTAAGGATGCTGTCACGCAAAAACAGCAAGCAAGCAAGGAGGTTAAAGGTTCGCTGGCAAATAAGGCTAAAAATAATAGCAGTGCGCTTGGCGTTGAGGTTGGTAAGATGACACCCAACAGAGGCGGCGCTGGTGACGTTAAGAGCAACTTTAGCGACAACACACCAATGATCTTTAATTCGAGCACGCCAGCTGGCAAGGATCTTGGTTACGCCCCCGCGCATTTTCCATCAACGCCTATGTTAAGCGTGCCTAACATGCCAAAAATCAAACAGCGCCTTGATAGTGGCGGGAATAGCAAGCCGATCATGATACAGAGCAGCAATGACAGCATTAACCAAAACGTGTCAGATCGCAGCTTGGCACACGCTATCACTGGTGGGTTAGGCCAACAACGCCAGTGGGGATGATTGAATAGGGACAACGAGTTGTTACAGGCAATGTTACAATCGACATTTGTTAAATTAGGGGTGGTTATGCAGTTGCAAACAATTTTGAGAAGCGCTAGCTTATCAGATGCACAATCACGTACTATCAAAACAGCAATGATAAAACTTTTCAAAATCTATCGGACAGAGGCTTAGCACATGCAATTACAGACAGGACTGGGGAAGGTATGTATTATAGATAGTGTTTTTCTAGAATACCTTATATAGCATCAAGCGTTTTGCCAAAGTAGTTACAGGTTTCAATATAGATAATGGAACCCAAACTTTCGATAAATACGTCAAATTAAATAGAATTAATTGGAGGGTGCAATGAGCAGAAAAATTTTTAACAAACAAAACGTTGGTAGCTATGATTTTCTTACTCAATTAATTGAAATAGATACTGGTTTATTTAAAAAGACAACCGAGCAAGCAGGAGAAATAATAAATACAGAAGAGGTAGAAGAATTAGAAGGCAATGATTTAGAAATATACAAGACGTATGTCCATGAAACGACACACTTTTTAGATTCTACTACTACCCTTTGGGGACTACAATATAGTATAAGGTTAAATAGGTGGTTTAAATATCAAAATGAACAAACTTTAGAAGTTTTAGCTATTAACGATGCGGAAATTACATTACATAATTTTGACTACGATGAGGGAGGAGAGGATGATAAGTTTTCAAAAATAAATTACTCTCTAAGATATGACGAAAAAATTGGTGTTTTTATTAAAATTTGTTATTTGGATGAGTTTGGAAATTTACTGTATTCAAGTCCACTCTCAATGTTAGCGTTACTAGAAGGTCATGCGTATGCAAAAGAATTACTTATACCGATAGAGAATTGTAAGAGACAGAATGACTTAGTGGAGTTATCCATATTAAAAAGAACTAATAAAGAAAATATTCTAAAACTTAATTCATGTGAATATATAACTTATTTAGCTTTAGCAATGCAAATGATGCCTAAGATTGATGTTGATATTCACTTAAATCTATTATGTAAAATTTTTGAATTTTGTTTAGATATTCCATCATTGTATTTCGCCCAGGTCCCTAGTTATTTATTTGAAATGGCATTTGAAAATGTAGATAAAGAGCTTATTGCTCAATTAAAAATGGAGTTCAACCGTAGTCAAAATAGACATGTATTAGCTTTGCTAATTTTATTTGATATTCTAAATAAAATTCACAATAATATTATTATTCTGGATTGTAAATTTACAGAAAATATCGACAATCTAATATTAGAAATTTTTAATTACTCTAACGAGCCTGTAGAAGAATTACTACAATCAATAAAAATTCATTGGCAGATTGAATTAAAGCTTGATATAGATATATTGAGTAGTTTGGATGCTAAGCTCCCATTACTTATGGCACAACAAAGAATTATTTTAGGTTGGGGGTACGAGAGTCATACAAAATATGATCTACCTGATATCTGCGTTAATGAGGACGAACTACTATCCTTTAATCGGCGTTTAGATTTTGATATTAAAAAACATTTTTATGAAGTGGATGAGAAAAATAAAGTTTTAAAGTCTGAGATTAGTTCTTATGGGGCTCAAAGGCAACATCCAACTCCTGATTTTAGCTATGGTTTTTTGGAATGGATGAAAGAACACCCAATGGGTGGAATTTACTATCACAATGAGTAGGCTTTATGAATTGAAGGATGACATTTAATTGCTATAATGAGTTTCTCACACAAAAATAATTTCATTGAGCTTCAGTTCAACCCACCTTTTAAAAGGTGGGTTTTTTATTGCTTACTTACCAACAGGATAGCTATACCAAATACGAATACCATAAAGGACTTCTTGATCTTTTCTATGTATCTTTTGGGTTCGGCTTTTAAACTCAAAACTAATTAGTTCATGGCTTGGGTAATCATTAAAAAAGTCACTCATATACTTTGAACAAGCCATTCGGACCTTTTCATTATGACTTATAAAACTATCACTGTCTTCGAGCTCAAGGTGGGTCGGATGCCATTCTGTAAAGATAATTTTTCGACTCAATTTCTTCAATGAAGTAAGCCCTTGGTTTATCAAAACAAGCAAAGCTGTATTGAAAGAGGCAACGTCCTCCTCAGCGGCGTAGTCAGCTACAGCCTTATGTAGAGTAGGTGTCAGTCTAATTTGACTGCGCTTCCAGGTATCTTGTGATTGTAATAATTCTGACTCTAATAAATACGTCATTGTTACATCCTGTAATTTAAAATATTGGTTGACATCAATTATAGTGTCATGACAATAATATTGTCAACGACATTATTTTTAGTGTCATGGGTTTAGATGTAAAATCTCGTAGATATCTTTTGAAAGCTGGGTAAGAGGTTATTAATTCAAACTATAAATAGCATTTCCGCTTAAAAGTCGATTATTATTCATTTTAACGGTGATACAATCAATAAAAATTCACCGTCATCAAGGATATTGCATGTCTATTACCAAATCTCTACTGCTGATACTGTTTTCTGCGGTATTAATCACTGCGTGCGATTCATCACTTGATACATCGGATGACACTGAGGGTGCAGCCGCGAAGGAAAATCTGGTTGAGGCGACTGGAAATCCTTGTTTAGAGCCTTGGGCCATTGACAGAATGAAAGAGCATATC is a genomic window of Psychrobacter cibarius containing:
- a CDS encoding S24 family peptidase, encoding MNSSDDAKTAFAKRLNDTLTEKGYTQRGSAQRLKREAKFTISDRAINKWLKAETLPDHQNIEVLAKFLGVNFNWLAAGQGEKIVKQNKSDLPQQLTELESIKSSNTVQVSDDASGMIEIPLYGVYFCCGHGDTNCEFQEIKGTRRFPPSFFRERNIQPENFKLVCASNGSMAPYINDKDEVGLNLASREVHDGKVYAILLDGDRMFKQIFREAGGALRLHSFNSDYPDRLVTAENHSSLIIVGEQVYRAG
- a CDS encoding phage regulatory CII family protein yields the protein MDVIDAAHKTVHNTQHGGSTAIAARMGMSSNVLNSKVNPNCDTHHLRLDEALTIMEFTGDHSIIQAMASRLGGVYCEVTVEATKDELIMTALSASACQGDVMTEMHKALEDGRISCNELDSLLPKIQKAMSSLQSLKNHVKRKHAKDNPHLRKNQGNKKP
- a CDS encoding phage antirepressor KilAC domain-containing protein, which produces MNILRQNTDKRMTSQQIADLVNKRHDNVKRTIESVVKTGVIVQPQIEDEYTQDTMGRPRTTQVYVFTGDQGERDSLVVVAQLSPEFTGALIDRWRELEAKANAPVIPQSFAEALQLAANQALQIEQNAPKVLHYDNVVERKGLLNATQVAQKVRLSAVAMNKVLDELGVYNRAVKRSRVFQQWFIDKGLGEVKQTDQGYSQALFTKRGEAWIIERLVSEGVA
- a CDS encoding YdaU family protein; this translates as MHFYMFNPADFNNSARHLSLPERAIYRDLIDMYYHSEQAIDTSDMDRLARRLLCTTPEYRTMLEYVLDEFFVKRGKRHHHHRIDREVKNYKYQNRNADSNGKRNAVTNDVTQGVTPSNDACNVTCNADDTPMTSAERIRKFRQERKLMIESLTNIGVSVEKGIKAADLKQLYATHIDDVTSNVTSGVTKSVTHSNEQCNASNAKNTAITSNHELETNNQQPVSEGTHTSPVTVDDSFEDSFELTQQTEEDIRLAEQKRLNAQVPVQAEQIRSQHADDIENWIAPSIDTMRGELFRAGKMMQLTDDQYELHIEEFKAHYAEQALRGNPIITESNRKAKLRKWLAGEIDKQKITQARQEKAKGRFTTDNEDWTGTTAKNASDFDSDLPPIYHPSHETAKANDDMPLFLNGCKRMPLPGMTNPETEAYVDRYVQTGEARVAAYDRLLEEMKEAV
- a CDS encoding DUF1064 domain-containing protein, translating into MVLAKKRGISWTDIASTSVGKINAHKVSELWTTKQATKKSKYGNVKTIVDGIKFHSKGESERYIFLKLKERAGRIRDLRLQVPYELIPKSRNEAGKAIRAVIYKADFVYIDTRTGCEVVEDFKGTRTQDYINKSKHMKEKYGIEIYETDRTHLKDGRL
- a CDS encoding helix-turn-helix transcriptional regulator translates to MAKRSGYTRRDIKNINVTVGLNLAAARRNAGMSQTEVMQAVWGVSNNRNRISEIENGKKDLTLIDLLIFQDLYGQSLDYICGLSTEPEIDMLAGTVNHVVNQSHALIEMLTGNVADVIVSHVKSICKNDHAALLDASKRLCSIVREDHKADSASVETVVAASTVMRVVRSIEVKQARQAQAIDTQMMQITERVDREDRHRLLKDRDRHYQYSIPLPAPMIIDDIKMVGVGRE